From the Desulfohalovibrio reitneri genome, one window contains:
- a CDS encoding SpoIIE family protein phosphatase: MIGRGIAFKLAVLTLLLTSLILAGILGYNYVFSKNIIEDLAEENGENLARATAGRIGEVFSSVRKVVDSVAYTLDEGGVTQTTIRDLGRRVLRDNPEIYGTCVAYAPYAYDPSVKYFAPYQYRTEDGIASSHLGGPDYQYFYMDWYQLPMELEKPVWTEPYFDKGGGQALMTTYAAPFSMDGEEPSGVVTADINLEWLQELVSGVSVYESGFVFLLSRYGAYISHPDQELVMNETVFTRAEALDNPGLLEVGRRMVAGESGFAEVDGLPGRGESFIYYLPLPAEHWSLGVVLPKDELFAGVVKLTREKALLGGLGFVVLAAFMILLAKSITRPLTKLTAATDEIASGNLDLELPDIRSRDEVGALADSFRSMRDSLKRHIADLTETTAAKERIESELRIARDIQMGILPKIFPPFPDLPEFDIYASIEPALEVGGDLYDFFFVDDDHFCFLIGDVSGKGVPAAFFMAVTRTLLTVRAEGMTDPGAVLAMVNDDLAEENESCMFVTLFLGILNIHDGTLRYANAGHNPPLHVKRGGRVDWIPSLREPMAGPLPGLNYSTRTIELAEGDTVFTYTDGVTEAMDSGQGLYTDERLERTVADNAGLGPRQLIAAVDESIKAFTGGVAQSDDITMLAIRYIAREGSKE; encoded by the coding sequence ATGATCGGACGTGGAATAGCCTTCAAGTTGGCTGTCCTGACCCTGCTCCTGACCTCGCTCATCCTGGCCGGGATTCTGGGCTACAACTACGTCTTTTCCAAGAACATCATCGAGGACCTGGCCGAGGAGAACGGCGAGAACCTGGCCAGGGCCACGGCCGGGCGCATCGGCGAGGTGTTCTCCTCCGTGCGCAAGGTGGTGGACAGCGTGGCCTACACCCTGGACGAGGGAGGCGTCACCCAGACCACCATCCGCGACCTCGGCAGGAGGGTGCTGCGGGACAACCCGGAAATCTACGGCACCTGCGTAGCCTACGCGCCGTACGCCTACGACCCCTCGGTCAAGTATTTCGCCCCCTACCAGTACCGCACGGAGGACGGCATCGCCTCCAGCCATCTCGGGGGGCCGGACTACCAGTACTTCTACATGGACTGGTACCAGCTCCCCATGGAGCTGGAAAAGCCGGTCTGGACCGAGCCCTACTTCGACAAGGGCGGCGGGCAGGCGCTGATGACCACCTACGCCGCGCCCTTCTCCATGGACGGGGAGGAGCCCTCGGGCGTGGTCACGGCGGATATCAACCTGGAGTGGCTGCAGGAGCTGGTGTCCGGCGTATCGGTCTACGAGAGCGGTTTCGTCTTTCTGCTGTCGCGGTACGGCGCCTACATCTCGCACCCGGACCAGGAACTGGTCATGAACGAGACCGTGTTCACCCGCGCGGAGGCGTTGGACAACCCCGGCCTGCTCGAGGTGGGCCGCCGCATGGTGGCGGGCGAGTCCGGCTTCGCCGAGGTGGACGGGCTGCCGGGCAGGGGGGAGTCGTTCATCTACTATCTGCCGCTGCCCGCGGAGCACTGGTCCCTGGGCGTGGTGCTGCCCAAGGACGAGCTGTTCGCCGGGGTGGTCAAGCTGACCCGGGAGAAGGCCCTTCTCGGCGGGCTGGGGTTCGTGGTGCTGGCGGCCTTCATGATCCTGCTGGCCAAGTCCATCACCCGGCCGCTGACCAAGCTGACCGCGGCCACGGACGAGATCGCCTCGGGCAACCTGGACCTGGAGCTGCCCGACATCCGCTCCCGCGACGAGGTGGGCGCGCTGGCCGACTCCTTCCGCTCCATGCGCGACTCCCTCAAGCGCCACATCGCGGACCTCACCGAGACCACCGCGGCCAAGGAACGCATCGAGTCGGAGCTTCGCATCGCCCGCGACATCCAGATGGGCATCCTGCCCAAGATATTCCCGCCCTTCCCGGACCTGCCGGAGTTCGACATCTACGCCTCCATCGAACCGGCCCTGGAAGTGGGCGGCGACCTGTACGACTTCTTCTTCGTGGACGACGACCACTTCTGCTTCCTCATCGGTGACGTGTCCGGCAAGGGCGTTCCGGCGGCCTTCTTCATGGCAGTCACCCGCACCCTGCTCACGGTGCGGGCGGAGGGCATGACCGACCCCGGGGCGGTGCTGGCCATGGTCAACGACGACCTGGCCGAGGAGAACGAGTCCTGCATGTTCGTGACGCTTTTCCTGGGAATCCTGAACATCCACGACGGCACGCTGCGGTACGCCAACGCCGGGCACAACCCGCCGCTGCACGTCAAGCGCGGCGGGAGGGTGGACTGGATACCCTCGCTCAGGGAGCCCATGGCCGGGCCGCTGCCGGGACTGAACTACTCCACCCGGACCATCGAACTGGCCGAAGGCGACACGGTATTCACCTACACCGACGGTGTGACCGAGGCCATGGACAGCGGCCAGGGGCTGTACACGGACGAGCGGCTGGAGCGGACCGTGGCGGACAACGCCGGACTTGGCCCAAGGCAACTCATCGCCGCCGTGGACGAATCCATCAAGGCCTTCACCGGCGGGGTGGCCCAGTCCGACGACATCACCATGCTGGCCATCCGCTACATTGCCCGCGAGGGGTCGAAGGAATAG
- a CDS encoding molybdopterin-binding protein, whose translation MRRIPVEDAVGSVLCHDITEIIPGQRKGRAFKKGHVVSGEDVERLLHLGKEHLYVLNLENGLLHENEAAGRIAGAVAGKGLEPTEPSEGRINLQAQYHGLLQIDVDRLDRVNSIENVVLATVHTGQEVAPGRPVAGTRIVPLVIQEEAIRAVEDICAHGPLIEVLPFRQLRVGMVTTGSEIYKGRIKDKFGPVVRDKFERLGCSLTRQVLVSDDIAMTVSAIENLIAEGADMVVVTGGMSVDPDDLSPSAIGMAGGEVVSYGSPTFPGAMFMLAYKGEVPLVGLPGCVMYHQTSIFDLIIPRLVAGAPVTRRDIVRLGHGGFCAGCSPCRYPVCPFGKR comes from the coding sequence CTGCGGAGGATTCCGGTGGAGGACGCCGTGGGTTCCGTGCTCTGCCACGACATCACGGAAATCATACCCGGACAACGGAAGGGACGGGCCTTCAAGAAGGGGCACGTGGTCAGCGGCGAGGACGTCGAGCGGCTGCTGCACCTGGGCAAGGAGCACCTCTACGTCCTGAACCTGGAAAACGGGCTGCTGCACGAGAACGAGGCCGCCGGGCGCATCGCCGGGGCGGTGGCAGGAAAGGGGCTGGAGCCAACCGAGCCCAGCGAGGGCCGGATCAACCTCCAGGCCCAATACCACGGCCTGCTGCAAATCGACGTGGACCGCCTGGACCGCGTCAACTCCATCGAGAACGTTGTCCTGGCCACGGTGCACACCGGCCAGGAGGTCGCCCCGGGCCGCCCCGTGGCCGGGACCCGCATCGTCCCCCTGGTCATTCAGGAGGAGGCCATCCGGGCGGTGGAGGACATCTGCGCTCACGGCCCCCTCATCGAGGTCCTGCCCTTCCGGCAGCTGCGCGTCGGCATGGTGACCACCGGCAGCGAAATCTACAAGGGCCGCATCAAGGACAAGTTCGGCCCGGTGGTGCGCGACAAGTTCGAGCGACTGGGCTGCTCCCTGACGCGCCAGGTGCTGGTCTCCGACGACATCGCCATGACGGTCAGCGCCATCGAGAACCTCATCGCGGAGGGCGCGGACATGGTGGTCGTCACCGGCGGCATGTCCGTGGACCCGGACGACCTGAGCCCCTCGGCCATCGGCATGGCCGGGGGCGAGGTGGTCAGCTACGGCTCCCCCACCTTTCCCGGGGCCATGTTCATGCTGGCTTACAAGGGCGAGGTGCCCCTCGTCGGCCTGCCAGGCTGCGTCATGTACCACCAGACCAGCATTTTCGACCTGATCATCCCCCGCCTTGTGGCCGGGGCCCCCGTCACCCGCCGGGACATCGTCAGGCTGGGCCACGGCGGTTTCTGCGCCGGTTGCTCGCCCTGCCGCTATCCCGTCTGCCCCTTCGGCAAGCGTTAA
- a CDS encoding ABC transporter substrate-binding protein produces the protein MIRSHREQAVALLASALLLLLAPAAAGAVEKASLVLHWRPQAQFAGIYTALHKGFYAEEGLDLEVIPGGPDISPVGMLLRGRADYATMFLSAALRHRGEGAPIVNVGQIGQESALLLVAKRSSGIERLDDLDGARVGTWNEDFQIQPRALFAREGLDVEMVRVSPSFELFMRGGVEAVTAMWYNEYHTLLSYGLTPSDLTTFFFSDLGLDIPEDGFYCLESTWEHAPETARKLVSATLRGWEYAFDHPGEALEIVLGVMKRCNIRANRMHQKWMLSKMEEIIRPDDADALSSELRRGDFEFTSGMLRDCGLLDKPMDYKDFCRGPAR, from the coding sequence GTGATTCGCTCACATCGAGAACAGGCCGTCGCCCTGCTGGCCTCGGCCCTTCTTCTGCTCTTGGCCCCGGCGGCCGCCGGGGCCGTGGAGAAAGCCTCCCTGGTTCTGCACTGGCGGCCGCAAGCCCAGTTCGCGGGCATCTACACCGCTCTGCACAAGGGATTCTACGCCGAGGAAGGCCTCGATCTGGAGGTCATCCCGGGCGGCCCGGACATAAGCCCCGTAGGCATGCTGCTGCGCGGCCGGGCGGACTACGCCACCATGTTCCTCTCCGCCGCCCTGCGCCACCGGGGCGAGGGCGCGCCCATCGTCAACGTGGGGCAGATAGGCCAGGAGTCCGCGCTGCTGCTGGTGGCCAAGAGGTCCTCGGGCATCGAGCGCCTGGACGACCTGGACGGAGCCAGGGTCGGGACATGGAACGAGGACTTCCAGATCCAGCCCCGGGCCCTGTTCGCGCGCGAGGGGCTGGACGTGGAGATGGTCCGCGTGTCGCCGAGCTTCGAGTTGTTCATGCGCGGCGGCGTGGAGGCGGTGACCGCCATGTGGTACAATGAGTACCATACCCTCCTGAGCTACGGCCTCACCCCGTCCGACCTGACGACCTTCTTCTTCAGCGACCTCGGGCTTGACATTCCCGAGGACGGCTTCTACTGCCTGGAATCCACCTGGGAGCACGCCCCGGAGACAGCGCGAAAACTGGTCTCGGCCACCCTGCGCGGCTGGGAGTACGCCTTCGACCACCCCGGCGAGGCCCTGGAGATCGTCCTTGGGGTCATGAAGCGGTGCAACATCCGCGCCAACCGGATGCACCAGAAGTGGATGCTCTCCAAGATGGAGGAGATAATCCGCCCGGATGACGCCGACGCCCTGTCGTCGGAATTGCGCCGTGGGGACTTCGAGTTCACCTCCGGGATGCTGCGCGACTGCGGCCTGCTGGACAAGCCCATGGACTACAAGGACTTTTGCAGGGGGCCGGCCCGATGA